One genomic region from Streptomyces sp. NBC_00457 encodes:
- a CDS encoding FAD-dependent oxidoreductase translates to MRPDGVDLLIVGAGMAGLTAGARAVRNGLSVVIAEIGGDVGGSARFAGYAWTAPSHDVMDQHNPHGDVALKRALVDRFDDGISWIRSLGVEAKDAQRILSFGRGHQFDTNHYVDTCRRLVLDSGGELLLETDTERLMVEHGTVVGAELRTADGTRRQVRARATLLATGGFQGDPALRTAHVHPHADRMELRSNPHSRGGGYRLATRVGAAAGHHDAGFYGHLIPSGIPFADPADFVDMSLYYSEHALLFNLRNERFADETLGDHLTAMALLEQPESRGLLIADARVFCDWIVGSYVEGAVAVDKFALASKRGGRVGLAEDLDELAWLPEEWGYRGDAVRDAVKRFNEQTSAGLEPAPGRELDRLPLDEPPYYVIETVPAITFPFHGVRIDDRARVLREDGEPLHGLLAAGSDTGGLWHRAYAGGLASALVYGLTAADTATEIATRVVRHT, encoded by the coding sequence ATGCGCCCAGATGGCGTCGATCTGCTGATCGTCGGTGCGGGTATGGCAGGACTGACCGCCGGCGCCCGCGCCGTTCGCAACGGTCTGTCCGTGGTGATCGCCGAGATCGGCGGGGACGTCGGCGGCTCCGCACGCTTCGCCGGTTACGCGTGGACCGCCCCGAGCCACGACGTCATGGACCAGCACAATCCGCACGGAGACGTCGCGCTCAAGCGCGCGCTCGTGGACCGGTTCGACGACGGCATCTCCTGGATCCGCTCCCTCGGCGTGGAGGCCAAGGACGCCCAACGCATCCTCAGCTTCGGCCGCGGCCACCAGTTCGACACCAACCACTACGTCGACACCTGCCGTCGGCTCGTCCTCGACAGCGGCGGCGAGCTACTGCTGGAGACCGACACCGAACGGCTCATGGTCGAGCACGGCACCGTGGTCGGAGCGGAGTTGAGGACGGCCGACGGCACCCGCAGACAGGTACGGGCCAGGGCCACGCTTCTCGCGACCGGCGGATTCCAGGGCGACCCCGCCCTGCGCACCGCGCATGTGCACCCCCACGCCGACCGCATGGAACTCCGCTCCAACCCGCACAGCCGCGGCGGCGGTTACCGCCTGGCCACCCGGGTCGGCGCTGCCGCCGGCCACCATGACGCCGGCTTCTACGGCCACCTCATTCCCAGCGGCATCCCCTTCGCCGACCCGGCCGACTTCGTCGACATGTCGCTGTATTACAGCGAGCACGCCCTCCTGTTCAATCTGCGGAACGAGCGGTTCGCCGACGAGACCCTGGGCGACCACCTCACCGCCATGGCGCTGCTGGAGCAGCCCGAAAGCCGCGGTCTGCTCATCGCCGACGCCCGGGTGTTCTGCGACTGGATCGTCGGCTCGTACGTCGAGGGTGCCGTCGCCGTCGACAAGTTCGCCCTGGCGAGCAAGCGAGGCGGCCGCGTCGGACTCGCCGAAGACCTCGACGAACTGGCCTGGCTGCCGGAGGAATGGGGATACCGGGGCGACGCCGTCCGTGACGCCGTCAAACGGTTCAACGAGCAGACCTCGGCAGGGCTGGAACCGGCGCCCGGCCGAGAACTGGACCGTCTGCCGCTGGACGAACCGCCGTACTACGTCATCGAGACGGTGCCGGCCATCACCTTCCCGTTTCACGGCGTACGCATCGACGACCGGGCCCGCGTACTGCGCGAGGACGGCGAACCGCTCCACGGACTCCTGGCCGCCGGATCGGACACGGGCGGTCTGTGGCACCGCGCCTACGCGGGCGGACTCGCCTCAGCCCTCGTGTACGGACTGACCGCCGCGGACACCGCCACCGAGATCGCCACCAGGGTGGTACGCCACACCTGA
- a CDS encoding cellulase family glycosylhydrolase, whose translation MPNKRARVLLVLVLLCGFLSVAGARPATAASVPDSLWFDESPLTVQNGHFTDGHGREVVLRGYNVSGETKLKENNGLPFASVADAKKSATALRALGGGNSVRFLLSWAYAEPVRGQVDNAYLAAATAQIGAFLDAGIRVYPDFHQDLYSRWLFDSDSWYTGDGAPKWAVDLGDYPDEYCGICPFWGQNITSNAAVTEATYDFWHNTYGLQDSFLDTAQKTMAYVKQNLSTAQFAGVVGFDPYNEPHAGVYDSGQSSRAWEKDVLWPFYVKFRARMDAAGWQAKPAFVEPNLFWNANLDFQKQEGGLLDAGTLGPRFVFNTHFYDQKAISGIFMWGKAADGQYAGDFGMVRDRASATKTPAIISEFGHPLTGTVSDKAPTVLKAMYQALDSRVPGASWWTNPTGSGPVLSGSQWQWDIYHGRHHELMNDNPDKVQTEGDAWNDEDLSAVRLDDSGTAVLRQDTRLVDRVYPSATSGTTVAFTYEDRSRDGSTTLTWNPVPTSLPNVNRLVGSGQYSLLVWRSGSGSAPTELHLPATFPTSTTTVVSDLGTAYAPPSYTTSTPIAAAPEPGGTGSRRLLLTDSDSGTLHYALVTNGATNPSSSLLNAAKAELAAWAAQRVG comes from the coding sequence ATGCCGAATAAGCGTGCGCGTGTGCTCCTTGTTCTGGTTCTCCTCTGTGGGTTCCTGTCGGTGGCGGGCGCCCGCCCCGCCACCGCCGCCTCCGTCCCCGACTCCCTCTGGTTCGACGAATCCCCGCTCACCGTGCAGAACGGCCACTTCACCGACGGCCACGGCCGCGAGGTCGTGCTGCGCGGCTACAACGTCTCCGGCGAGACCAAGCTCAAGGAGAACAACGGCCTGCCCTTCGCCTCGGTCGCCGACGCGAAGAAGTCCGCGACCGCGCTGAGAGCGCTCGGCGGCGGCAACTCGGTCCGCTTCCTGCTGTCCTGGGCGTACGCCGAGCCCGTGCGCGGCCAGGTGGACAACGCCTACCTGGCCGCCGCCACCGCCCAGATCGGCGCGTTCCTCGACGCCGGGATCCGGGTGTACCCCGACTTCCACCAGGACCTCTACTCCCGCTGGCTCTTCGACTCGGACAGCTGGTACACCGGCGACGGCGCCCCCAAGTGGGCCGTGGACCTCGGTGACTACCCCGACGAGTACTGCGGGATCTGCCCCTTCTGGGGCCAGAACATCACCTCCAACGCGGCCGTGACGGAGGCGACGTACGACTTCTGGCACAACACGTACGGCCTGCAGGACTCGTTCCTCGACACCGCCCAGAAGACGATGGCGTACGTCAAGCAGAACCTCTCGACCGCCCAGTTCGCGGGTGTCGTCGGCTTCGACCCGTACAACGAACCCCACGCTGGCGTCTACGACTCGGGCCAGTCCAGCCGGGCCTGGGAGAAGGACGTCCTGTGGCCCTTCTACGTGAAGTTCCGGGCGCGGATGGACGCGGCCGGCTGGCAGGCCAAGCCGGCGTTCGTCGAACCGAACCTGTTCTGGAACGCCAACCTGGACTTCCAGAAGCAGGAGGGTGGCCTGCTCGACGCGGGCACGCTGGGACCGCGCTTCGTCTTCAACACCCACTTCTACGACCAGAAGGCGATCTCCGGCATCTTCATGTGGGGCAAGGCGGCGGACGGACAGTACGCGGGCGACTTCGGCATGGTGCGTGACCGGGCCTCCGCCACCAAGACGCCCGCGATCATCAGCGAGTTCGGCCACCCGCTGACCGGCACGGTCTCCGACAAGGCGCCGACGGTCCTCAAGGCGATGTACCAGGCCCTCGACTCCCGGGTGCCGGGGGCGAGTTGGTGGACGAACCCGACCGGCTCCGGTCCCGTCCTCTCCGGCAGCCAGTGGCAGTGGGACATCTACCACGGCCGCCACCACGAGCTGATGAACGACAACCCCGACAAGGTGCAGACCGAGGGCGACGCCTGGAACGACGAGGACCTGTCCGCCGTACGCCTCGACGACTCCGGTACGGCCGTCCTGCGCCAGGACACGCGGCTTGTCGACCGCGTTTACCCGAGCGCCACCTCCGGCACGACCGTCGCCTTCACCTACGAGGACCGCTCCCGCGACGGCTCCACGACCCTGACCTGGAACCCGGTTCCCACGTCACTGCCCAACGTGAACCGGCTGGTGGGCTCCGGGCAGTACAGCCTGCTCGTGTGGCGCTCGGGCAGCGGCTCGGCACCCACCGAACTGCACCTCCCGGCAACCTTCCCGACTTCGACCACCACCGTCGTCTCCGACCTGGGCACGGCCTACGCCCCGCCCTCATACACGACGTCGACCCCGATCGCGGCGGCCCCCGAACCAGGCGGCACCGGCAGCCGCCGCCTGCTGCTGACGGACTCCGACTCGGGCACGCTGCACTACGCGCTCGTCACCAACGGCGCGACGAATCCCTCGTCGTCCCTGCTGAACGCGGCGAAGGCCGAACTGGCGGCCTGGGCAGCCCAGCGCGTCGGCTGA
- a CDS encoding ABC transporter permease, translating to MAAPAVPAPSPSPTTTPPHPAPPRPTALNRARRHLPRLGALAFLAAIGYLVIAPLVGLQRLAFEDDARGYSTAFDNPDMAETLRTTAGMALGSLAIALVLGTFLAWAATRLPPRLRLLRVLPVLPIVVPAVAAVTGWAFLFSPRPGYLNAALRNLPWWDHLDEGPVDIYTLPWIVLITGFGLTAFVYLFVSAGFGNINSELIEAAQMSGSSPAGVFFRVTLPLLRPVLVYGGFVALLLGLGQFTGPLLLGRNNGINVLTTDMYVAVSQSPVDYGRAAAIGSPLLLFGIAVVLFQKVILGDHSRFVTHGGKAFRSGGRPSWVAVTGIVLYGLVALALPLGALTVVSLSAFWSGKIEPSGFTLDNFRRVFQESGITDAIVNSLVTSVISVAIALPLGFVAASLLLKGRRFRIIRAAVDFIVAMPLGIPAVVFGAGFLLTYSREPFILYGTRTVIVLVYVTLMLPFATRMQLSGMVALGDTYLEASRTSGAGALRTNTEIVLPLLRPTLAGAGALMFVLLTHEFTASLLVRAPTTQVMGTILFDYWSNGSYPLVAAIALVMTLVTSAGVFVAMSVAGSDIFEKL from the coding sequence GTGGCCGCACCCGCCGTACCCGCGCCCTCTCCCTCCCCCACGACGACACCGCCGCACCCGGCCCCACCACGGCCGACGGCGCTCAACCGTGCGCGGCGCCATCTGCCGCGGCTCGGCGCGCTCGCCTTCCTGGCCGCCATCGGCTACCTGGTGATCGCTCCCCTTGTTGGCCTGCAACGGCTGGCCTTCGAGGACGACGCCCGTGGCTACAGCACCGCCTTCGACAACCCGGACATGGCCGAGACGCTGCGCACGACGGCCGGTATGGCGCTGGGTTCGCTGGCCATCGCACTCGTCCTCGGCACGTTCCTGGCCTGGGCGGCGACCCGCCTGCCACCCCGCCTGCGGCTGCTGCGTGTCCTGCCCGTCCTGCCTATCGTGGTCCCGGCCGTGGCCGCGGTGACCGGCTGGGCGTTCCTGTTCTCGCCACGCCCCGGCTACCTCAACGCGGCACTGCGCAACCTGCCCTGGTGGGACCATCTCGACGAGGGCCCCGTCGACATCTACACGCTGCCGTGGATCGTCCTCATCACCGGCTTCGGCCTGACCGCCTTCGTCTATCTCTTCGTCAGCGCGGGCTTCGGCAACATCAATTCGGAGCTGATCGAGGCGGCACAGATGAGCGGATCGTCGCCGGCAGGTGTGTTCTTCCGGGTGACGCTGCCGCTGCTGCGCCCGGTCCTGGTGTACGGCGGGTTCGTGGCCCTGCTGCTTGGACTCGGCCAGTTCACGGGCCCGCTGCTGCTCGGCAGGAACAACGGCATCAACGTACTCACCACCGACATGTACGTCGCCGTGTCGCAGAGCCCGGTCGACTACGGCAGGGCGGCCGCGATCGGCTCACCGCTGCTGCTCTTCGGCATCGCCGTCGTCCTCTTCCAGAAGGTGATCCTCGGCGATCACAGCCGCTTCGTCACGCACGGCGGCAAGGCGTTCCGGTCCGGCGGGCGGCCGTCGTGGGTGGCGGTCACCGGCATCGTCCTCTACGGTCTGGTCGCGCTCGCGCTGCCGCTGGGCGCGCTCACGGTGGTGTCGCTCTCCGCCTTCTGGAGCGGGAAGATCGAACCGAGCGGCTTCACGCTCGACAACTTCCGGCGCGTGTTCCAGGAGTCGGGGATCACGGACGCGATCGTCAACAGCCTCGTCACCTCGGTCATCTCCGTCGCCATCGCGCTCCCGCTCGGCTTCGTCGCCGCCTCGCTGCTGCTCAAGGGGCGCCGGTTCCGCATCATCCGGGCCGCGGTCGACTTCATCGTGGCGATGCCCCTCGGGATTCCCGCGGTGGTCTTCGGCGCCGGCTTCCTGCTGACGTACAGTCGCGAGCCGTTCATTCTCTACGGCACCCGCACAGTGATCGTCCTCGTCTACGTGACGCTGATGCTGCCCTTCGCCACCCGCATGCAGCTGTCCGGAATGGTGGCGCTCGGCGATACGTACCTGGAGGCTTCACGTACCAGCGGGGCGGGCGCACTGCGGACCAACACCGAGATCGTGCTGCCGCTGCTGCGCCCCACTCTCGCGGGTGCCGGAGCGTTGATGTTCGTGCTGCTCACCCACGAGTTCACCGCCTCGCTGCTGGTACGGGCGCCCACGACCCAGGTCATGGGGACCATCCTGTTCGACTACTGGTCCAACGGCTCGTACCCGCTGGTCGCGGCAATCGCCCTGGTCATGACGCTGGTGACGTCGGCAGGTGTCTTCGTGGCCATGTCCGTCGCCGGCTCCGACATCTTCGAGAAGCTCTGA
- a CDS encoding YncE family protein, whose protein sequence is MPAIRPRHLCSMAAALVLTVTAPATAATAATGPSDAAALREGLFVGNNWDGTADVIKASGDFAKIGRINVIPDKDARMAEINANPIKWIYFMAIRNSVGEGHDQFVDDMYTTPDGSSVVVSRPSFADVVSIDLATGDINWRFPVSGYRSDHMTVSPDGKRVAVSASTSNTVHVLDIVTGKQLGSVATADKPHENIFTKDGKYLWNMGIGDVNTATDAPWLDWTKGNRYITVVDATTYERVKVIDMRQRLDAIGLTDYSDAVRPAVFSPDESKLYFQVSFFNGFFEYDIATDKITRTKTLPKNPATSDDRTTFVNDSRHHGISMSPDGSKLCVAGTMDDYATVVDRATLQEGPLVTASKPYWATVSGDGKSCVVSESGTDQVTAIDFATGKKTVSVPVGDHPQRVRLGHVAADWTGTSG, encoded by the coding sequence ATGCCTGCCATCCGCCCCAGGCACCTTTGCTCCATGGCCGCCGCCCTCGTCCTGACCGTCACCGCCCCCGCGACCGCGGCCACCGCCGCCACCGGCCCCTCGGACGCCGCCGCCCTGCGCGAAGGGCTGTTCGTCGGCAACAACTGGGACGGCACCGCCGACGTCATCAAGGCTTCCGGCGACTTCGCGAAGATCGGCCGGATCAACGTCATCCCCGACAAGGACGCGCGGATGGCGGAGATCAACGCGAACCCGATCAAGTGGATCTACTTCATGGCCATCCGCAACAGCGTCGGCGAGGGCCACGACCAGTTCGTGGACGACATGTACACCACGCCGGACGGTTCGTCGGTGGTCGTCTCCCGTCCGAGCTTCGCCGACGTGGTCTCGATCGACCTGGCCACCGGCGACATCAACTGGCGCTTCCCCGTGTCGGGTTACCGCTCCGACCACATGACGGTCTCCCCCGACGGCAAGCGCGTCGCCGTGTCCGCGTCCACCTCCAACACCGTGCACGTGCTGGACATCGTCACCGGCAAGCAGCTCGGTTCGGTCGCCACCGCCGACAAGCCGCACGAGAACATCTTCACCAAGGACGGCAAGTACCTCTGGAACATGGGCATCGGCGATGTGAACACGGCGACCGACGCGCCCTGGCTGGACTGGACGAAGGGCAACCGGTACATCACCGTCGTCGACGCGACCACGTACGAGCGGGTCAAGGTCATCGACATGCGGCAGCGGCTGGACGCCATCGGCCTCACGGACTACTCGGACGCCGTCCGGCCCGCGGTGTTCTCGCCCGACGAGTCCAAGCTGTACTTCCAGGTCTCGTTCTTCAACGGCTTCTTCGAGTACGACATCGCGACAGACAAGATCACCCGTACGAAGACGCTGCCGAAGAACCCGGCGACCAGCGACGACCGCACCACGTTCGTCAACGACTCGCGCCACCACGGCATTTCGATGAGCCCCGACGGCAGCAAGCTGTGCGTCGCGGGCACGATGGACGACTACGCGACGGTCGTCGACCGCGCCACACTCCAGGAGGGCCCGCTGGTCACCGCCTCGAAGCCGTACTGGGCGACCGTCAGCGGCGACGGAAAGAGCTGCGTGGTGTCGGAGAGCGGCACCGACCAGGTCACGGCCATCGACTTCGCCACCGGCAAGAAGACCGTGTCCGTCCCGGTCGGCGACCATCCGCAGCGGGTGCGGCTGGGACATGTGGCCGCGGACTGGACGGGAACCTCCGGCTGA
- a CDS encoding ABC transporter ATP-binding protein, with the protein MSHVRIEGLTKRFAGKPPAIAVDDLSLEIEPGEFIVLLGPSGCGKTTTLRCLAGLETPDEGRISLGDQTVLDVRGKVNLPPNKRRIGMVFQSYALWPHMTVRRNIGYPLRTRRVPREQARTRIEEAAELVECSALLDRYPAQLSGGQQQRVALARGLAAQPDLVLFDEPLSNLDARLRDQVRAQLHELHARLGFTAVFVTHDQSEALALGDRLAIMKAGRIEQLDTPERVFEEPATEYVAGFIGMSNRLPLRRQGGEWVLAGDPGADASSGAASQADAASQAVADELPVPRSLNEVAARLRPDDLQLCPADEKPPAHSVGLPAEVVDAQFGGRHMDVVVTIAGSRLHARAPLTGKPWARSLSRGQRVTAWFAKDAAIYYDADGVRTAVHAPAAVGA; encoded by the coding sequence GTGTCCCACGTGCGCATCGAGGGTCTGACGAAAAGGTTCGCCGGCAAGCCGCCGGCGATCGCCGTGGACGACTTGTCGCTGGAGATCGAGCCGGGCGAGTTCATCGTTCTGCTCGGCCCGAGCGGCTGCGGGAAGACCACGACTCTGCGCTGTCTGGCCGGTCTGGAGACGCCCGACGAGGGACGCATCTCCCTGGGCGACCAGACGGTGCTGGATGTACGCGGGAAGGTCAACCTCCCTCCCAACAAGCGCCGGATCGGGATGGTGTTCCAGTCGTACGCCCTGTGGCCGCACATGACAGTGCGCCGCAACATCGGATATCCCCTGAGAACCCGGCGGGTGCCCCGTGAGCAGGCGCGTACACGGATCGAGGAGGCGGCGGAGCTGGTCGAATGCTCCGCCCTGCTCGACCGATATCCGGCGCAGCTCAGCGGCGGCCAGCAGCAGCGGGTCGCCCTGGCCCGCGGCCTGGCCGCCCAACCCGACCTGGTGCTCTTCGACGAACCGCTGAGCAACCTCGACGCCCGGCTGCGCGACCAGGTGCGTGCCCAACTGCACGAGCTGCACGCCCGGCTGGGCTTCACCGCCGTGTTCGTCACCCACGACCAGAGCGAGGCGCTGGCGCTCGGCGACCGCCTGGCGATCATGAAGGCGGGGCGGATCGAGCAACTCGACACGCCGGAGCGGGTCTTCGAGGAACCGGCCACCGAATACGTCGCCGGGTTCATCGGCATGTCGAACCGGCTTCCGCTCCGGCGTCAGGGCGGGGAATGGGTACTCGCCGGCGACCCGGGCGCCGATGCCTCATCAGGCGCCGCAAGCCAGGCGGACGCAGCGAGCCAGGCGGTGGCCGACGAGCTGCCGGTGCCCCGCTCACTCAACGAGGTCGCCGCCCGGCTGCGCCCCGACGACCTTCAGCTCTGTCCGGCCGACGAGAAACCGCCGGCCCACAGCGTCGGCCTCCCGGCGGAGGTCGTCGACGCGCAGTTCGGCGGGCGTCACATGGACGTGGTCGTCACCATCGCGGGCAGCCGTCTGCACGCGCGGGCACCGCTGACCGGCAAGCCATGGGCGCGGAGCCTGTCGCGCGGGCAGCGTGTGACCGCGTGGTTCGCCAAGGACGCGGCCATCTACTACGACGCCGACGGGGTACGGACAGCCGTGCACGCCCCCGCCGCAGTGGGAGCGTGA
- a CDS encoding TetR/AcrR family transcriptional regulator — protein sequence MTSERGSRSAVTARGRTAVGRSPGPRAAEIRAAALVLFAERGYAATTMADIGEAVGMRGPSLYKHVGSKQELLAQIMTGTMDDLLRNHRIAVAGCEDVVERLRRTAEAHVRYHARHRLEAFVGTREIRSLEEPHRTEVLRRRAAYEQAFRTLLTEGVEAGRFAITTVKLTSYAILDLGMGVAVWYRENGDMTEDQVVYQYGDFALRLAGVR from the coding sequence GTGACGTCAGAGCGCGGCAGTCGGTCGGCGGTGACTGCCCGGGGGCGAACGGCGGTCGGCAGGTCCCCGGGACCGCGTGCGGCGGAGATCAGGGCCGCGGCTCTCGTCCTGTTCGCCGAGCGCGGGTACGCCGCCACCACGATGGCCGACATCGGCGAAGCCGTGGGGATGCGCGGGCCGAGTCTGTACAAGCACGTGGGGTCCAAACAGGAACTGCTCGCGCAGATCATGACGGGCACGATGGACGACCTGCTGCGCAATCACCGCATCGCGGTGGCCGGCTGCGAGGACGTGGTGGAGCGGCTGCGCCGGACCGCCGAGGCGCATGTCCGCTACCACGCCCGGCACCGCCTGGAAGCGTTCGTGGGGACCCGGGAGATCCGCAGTCTGGAGGAGCCGCACCGCACGGAGGTCCTGCGGCGGCGGGCGGCCTACGAGCAGGCGTTCCGGACGTTGCTCACCGAAGGTGTGGAGGCCGGCCGCTTCGCGATCACCACGGTGAAGCTGACCTCCTACGCGATCCTGGACCTCGGGATGGGTGTGGCTGTCTGGTACCGCGAGAACGGTGACATGACGGAGGATCAGGTCGTCTACCAGTACGGCGACTTCGCCCTGCGGCTGGCCGGAGTGCGCTGA
- a CDS encoding TetR/AcrR family transcriptional regulator, with the protein MTGRLRAPTGRYRGKSAEERQAERRRRFLDAALQLFGDSPGYRATTVAALSEAAGLSTRQFYEEFRTLEDVLAALHLQVNDWAEEAVLAAVAAADGLPLAERATAIFRAYAANVTADPRRIRITFVEIIGVSPRLEHQRLARRARWVDLVCAEAGAAVARGEAAPRDYRLAATAFIGSVNGLLHDWSAGWVDATLEEAVDELVRQLLGILRPAGWEAG; encoded by the coding sequence GTGACGGGCAGGCTCAGGGCGCCGACCGGCCGGTACAGGGGCAAGTCCGCCGAGGAGCGGCAGGCCGAGCGCCGCCGCCGCTTCCTCGACGCCGCGCTCCAGCTGTTCGGCGACTCACCCGGCTACCGGGCCACGACCGTGGCCGCGCTGAGCGAGGCCGCCGGGCTCTCCACCCGCCAGTTCTACGAGGAGTTCCGCACCCTCGAGGACGTCCTGGCCGCCCTCCACCTCCAGGTCAACGACTGGGCCGAGGAGGCGGTGCTCGCCGCGGTGGCCGCTGCGGACGGCCTGCCGCTCGCCGAACGCGCCACCGCGATCTTCCGCGCCTACGCCGCCAACGTCACCGCCGATCCACGCCGTATCCGCATCACCTTCGTCGAGATCATCGGCGTCAGCCCCCGCCTGGAACACCAGCGCCTGGCCCGCCGCGCCCGCTGGGTCGACCTGGTGTGCGCGGAAGCGGGCGCGGCGGTCGCCCGGGGCGAGGCGGCGCCCCGCGACTACCGGCTCGCCGCGACCGCCTTCATCGGCAGCGTCAACGGCCTGCTCCACGACTGGAGCGCCGGGTGGGTGGACGCCACGCTGGAGGAGGCGGTGGACGAACTGGTCCGACAACTGCTGGGGATTCTGCGGCCGGCGGGGTGGGAGGCGGGGTGA
- a CDS encoding MFS transporter, which translates to MSATHRSAAAEAESATYDPVTVRRAMLAGSLGTLIEYYDFSVYGYLAVVIAPQFFPSDDPAASLLAALAVFATGLVVRPVGGVFFGWLGDRWGRRKALVSSVVCMGVASSITGLLPTYSQIGVAAAVLLLLARLVQGISTGGESVGAYTYIYESAPPKRRAFLGAVTPIGSNLGFMFAAATAGVISALATKDQMADWGWRLPFLMAIPLTVFCLWARLRIEDTPEFEEAARRADIPTAPIREVLSTHRAALWQSIGLSMAQGGAIFLGLTYIGIYLTNDLGYDSTQVLWLSAGVVLVTVLLMVPAGWLATRFGSRRILLCGLLGFLVTAYPTMMLMDQDSLALAGLAYLLFMLSSAFVQVPAASLWPHLFERRVRYTGMAIGYNVGTVLAGGTAPYIATFLVQRTGNLLSPAFFVMAVCVIGIGALATVRKDV; encoded by the coding sequence ATGAGTGCCACTCATCGGTCCGCCGCAGCAGAGGCGGAGTCGGCGACGTACGATCCGGTCACGGTGCGCCGCGCGATGCTCGCCGGCAGCCTCGGGACCCTCATCGAGTACTACGACTTCAGTGTCTACGGCTATCTCGCCGTGGTGATCGCTCCGCAGTTCTTCCCGAGCGACGATCCCGCGGCCTCACTCCTGGCGGCGCTCGCGGTGTTCGCCACCGGCCTCGTGGTGCGGCCGGTCGGCGGTGTCTTCTTCGGGTGGCTCGGCGACCGATGGGGCCGTCGCAAGGCACTCGTCTCCTCGGTGGTGTGCATGGGAGTGGCCAGCAGCATCACGGGACTGCTGCCCACCTACAGCCAGATCGGCGTGGCCGCCGCCGTACTGCTCCTGCTCGCCCGGCTGGTGCAGGGCATCTCCACAGGTGGCGAGTCGGTCGGCGCCTACACCTACATCTACGAGTCGGCGCCGCCCAAGCGCAGGGCCTTCCTCGGTGCGGTCACGCCCATCGGGTCCAACCTCGGATTCATGTTCGCGGCCGCCACGGCCGGGGTGATCTCCGCGCTCGCCACGAAGGACCAGATGGCCGACTGGGGCTGGCGGTTGCCCTTCCTGATGGCTATACCGCTCACCGTGTTCTGCCTGTGGGCCCGGCTGCGGATCGAGGACACCCCGGAATTCGAGGAGGCGGCACGCCGCGCCGACATCCCCACGGCTCCGATCCGCGAGGTCCTCTCCACCCACCGCGCGGCACTTTGGCAGTCCATCGGCCTGTCCATGGCGCAGGGCGGCGCCATCTTCCTCGGGCTGACGTACATCGGCATTTACCTGACCAACGACCTGGGGTACGACTCCACGCAGGTGCTCTGGCTGAGCGCGGGCGTCGTGCTGGTCACCGTGCTGCTGATGGTGCCGGCCGGCTGGCTCGCAACCCGGTTCGGCTCGCGTCGCATCCTGCTGTGCGGATTGCTGGGATTTCTGGTGACGGCCTACCCCACGATGATGCTCATGGACCAGGACAGCCTGGCCCTGGCCGGCCTGGCTTACCTGCTGTTCATGCTGAGCAGCGCGTTCGTGCAGGTCCCGGCGGCCAGTCTGTGGCCGCATCTGTTCGAGCGCCGGGTCCGCTACACCGGCATGGCGATCGGGTACAACGTCGGCACCGTCCTCGCGGGCGGTACGGCTCCGTACATCGCGACCTTCCTGGTCCAGCGGACCGGAAACCTGCTCTCCCCGGCGTTCTTCGTCATGGCGGTCTGCGTGATCGGGATCGGCGCCCTGGCCACCGTCCGCAAGGATGTGTAG